CGCAAGCGGCCCTGCCTCACCCAAACCGGCCGGTGATGTAGTCCTCGGTCTGCTGCTTGGAGGGATTGGAGAAGATGGTTTCGGTGGTGTCGTGCTCGATCAGGTCGCCGAGATACATGAAGGCGGTGTAGTCGGAGACGCGCGCCGCCTGCTGCATGTTGTGGGTGACGATGACGATCGTGTAGTCGAGCTTGAGCTCCTCGACCAGCTGCTCGATGCGGCTGGTGGAGATGGGGTCCAGCGCGGAGGTCGGCTCGTCGAGCAGCAGGACATCCGGATGCAGGGCGACGGCGCGGGCGATGCACAGGCGCTGCTGCTGACCGCCCGACAGGCCCAGCGCGTTCCGCCCCAGCTTGTCCTTCACCTCGTTCCACAGCGCCGCCTGGGTCAGCGCCTGCTCGACGCGGACATCGAGATCGGCCTTCGAGAGCTTCTCGTGATGGCGGATCGCGTAGGCCACGTTCTCGAAGATCGTCATCGGGAACGGCACCGGCTTCTGGAACACCATGCCGACCTTGCTGCGCAACCGGTTCATCGGATACTTCGGCGACAGGATGTTCTCGCCGTCGAGCAGCAGTTCGCCGCTGGCG
The genomic region above belongs to Luteimonas chenhongjianii and contains:
- the pstB gene encoding phosphate ABC transporter ATP-binding protein PstB, with product MNDLHTAPSHRIALATQARTQLAPTPVKIAARGLDFHYGDFHALKGINLEIPEKRVTALIGPSGCGKSTLLRTFNRIYALYPNMTASGELLLDGENILSPKYPMNRLRSKVGMVFQKPVPFPMTIFENVAYAIRHHEKLSKADLDVRVEQALTQAALWNEVKDKLGRNALGLSGGQQQRLCIARAVALHPDVLLLDEPTSALDPISTSRIEQLVEELKLDYTIVIVTHNMQQAARVSDYTAFMYLGDLIEHDTTETIFSNPSKQQTEDYITGRFG